One Benincasa hispida cultivar B227 chromosome 5, ASM972705v1, whole genome shotgun sequence genomic window carries:
- the LOC120077677 gene encoding phospholipid--sterol O-acyltransferase isoform X4, which produces MKKMNEMLGGASRALLILLLLLFQGLGGDGSDFVADDGDFGGDYSKLSGIIIPGFASTQLRAWSILDCPYSPLDFNPLDLVWLDTTKLLSAVNCWLKCILLDPYNQTDHPECKSRPDSGLSAITELDPGYITGPLSSVWKEWIKWCIEFGIEANAIIAVPYDWRLSPTMLEERDLYFHKLKLTFETALKLRGGPSIVFAHSLGNNVFRYFLEWLKLEIAPKHYFQWLDQHIHAYFAVGAPLLGAPDTIKATLSGSTFGLPISEGTARVMCNSFGSSLWMMPFSKYCRGDDVYWKHFSKGNGGVHHSYRCSEQEPQSNYSGWPTYIANIEVPLVHDSAGYGAYPSLSEVTHENLTSMECGLPTQLSFSARETSDGTFFKAIEDYDPDGKRLSYQLQRLYHRDPVLNPLTPWDRPPIKTVFCIYGTDLKTEVGYYFAPSGKPYPDNWIITDVIYEIEGSLISRSGNLVDGDPGIASGDETVSWRITNIASSVVQASILVAEISESGSSALTLKEFSVLRYHTILSLGAKAGSDQK; this is translated from the exons atgaagaagatgaatgaaATGCTTGGAGGAGCTTCTCGCGCACTGCtgatccttcttcttctcctcttccAAGGTTTGGGCGGAGACGGGAGTGATTTCGTCGCAGATGACGGAGATTTTGGCGGAGACTACTCTAAACTCTCCGGTATCATAATCCCTGGCTTCGCTTCCACACAGCTCCGAGCTTGGTCCATTCTGGATTGTCCGTACTCGCCTCTCGATTTCAATCCCCTCGACCTCGTCTGGCTCGACACTACTAAA CTTCTTTCTGCAGTCAATTGCTGGCTCAAGTGTATTTTGCTAGATCCGTACAATCAAACTGATCACCCTGAGTGCAAGTCACGGCCTGATAGTGGTCTTTCAGCTATCACTGAACTCGATCCTGGATATATAACGG GTCCTCTTTCTTCAGTGTGGAAAGAATGGATAAAATGGTGTATTGAATTTGGTATTGAAGCTAACGCAATTATTGCTGTTCCCTATGATTGGAGATTGTCACCAACAATGCTTGAGGAGCGGGACCTTTATTTCCACAAGCTCAA ATTGACATTTGAGACAGCCTTAAAACTTCGTGGAGGCCCCTCAATAGTGTTTGCTCATTCATTGGGTAATAACGTCTTTCGCTACTTTTTGGAATGGTTGAAGCTGGAAATTGCTCCAAAACACTATTTCCAGTGGCTGGATCAACATATTCACGCCTACTTCGCTGTTG GAGCTCCTCTTCTTGGTGCACCTGACACGATAAAAGCAACTCTTTCTGGTTCAACATTTGGTCTCCCTATCTCCGAG GGGACAGCAAGGGTGATGTGCAATTCATTTGGCTCTTCATTGTGGATGATGCCATTTTCCAAGTATTGTAGGGGAGATGATGTATATTGGAAGCATTTCTCCAAGGGGAATGGGGGAGTTCATCACTCCTATCGCTGTAGTGAGCAGGAACCTCAGTCAAACTACTCAGGGTGGCCAACATATATAGCCAATATAGAAGTTCCATTAGTCCATG ACTCAGCTGGATATGGTGCGTACCCATCACTTTCAGAAGTTACACATGAAAACTTAACGAGCATGGAGTGTGGACTTCCTACTCAGCTGTCTTTCTCTGCCCGTGAAACATCTGATGGAACTTTTTTCAAAGCAATCGAGGATTATGATCCAGATGGCAAGAGACTTTCATATCAGCTGCAAAG GCTATATCATAGAGATCCTGTCCTGAATCCACTGACACCTTGGGATAGACCTCCGATAAAGACTGTTTTCTGTATTTATGGAACAGATTTAAAGACAGAG GTTGGTTACTATTTTGCACCAAGTGGAAAGCCTTACCCAGATAATTGGATCATTACAGATGTCATTTATGAGATCGAGGGGTCTCTTATTTCGAG ATCAGGGAATCTGGTAGATGGAGATCCTGGTATTGCCAGTGGGGATGAGACAGTAAGTTGGCGAATAACAAACATTGCTTCTTCAGTAGTGCAGGCTTCCATTTTGGTGGCTGAAATTTCAGAAAGTGGCTCTTCAGCGTTGACGTTGAAAGAATTCTCTGTTCTCAGGTACCATACCATTCTCTCTCTTGGTGCAAAAGCTGGCTCGGACCAAAAGTGA